A region from the Kazachstania africana CBS 2517 chromosome 11, complete genome genome encodes:
- the KAFR0K00990 gene encoding uncharacterized protein: protein MYIAPAFLFFTLSLARASASEPSRYPMQYVWHGLTNNSAVLHNVLACLYAIPHTGDIQVGLDGSGMLGLYVNTTRFSETAVADTWTFCYEYFNATFQNVIEFGSEQFDELRNQTSLSDFVTSNRLVEVDRWPRRQAGRRLQYSSSNTYVKTTEYDAFFWDWNTGCSS from the coding sequence ATGTACATAGCACCTGcatttctattttttaCACTTTCATTAGCCAGAGCTAGTGCCAGCGAGCCCTCAAGGTACCCCATGCAGTATGTATGGCATGGTCTAACAAACAACTCCGCGGTATTACATAACGTACTCGCCTGTTTGTATGCAATACCTCATACCGGAGACATACAAGTGGGATTGGATGGTTCAGGTATGTTAGGGCTGTACGTGAATACAACTAGGTTCAGCGAAACGGCAGTGGCAGACACGTGGACATTTTGCTATGAGTACTTCAATGCTACATTCCAGAAtgttattgaatttggaaGCGAGCAATTCGACGAGCTGAGAAACCAAACTTCCCTGAGTGACTTTGTCACCTCCAATCGTCTTGTAGAAGTAGATAGATGGCCACGAAGGCAAGCGGGTCGCCGTCTACAGTACAGTAGCAGTAACACATACGTTAAGACGACGGAATATGACGCTTTCTTTTGGGACTGGAATACTGGATGCAGTAGCTAA